Within Trichoderma atroviride chromosome 2, complete sequence, the genomic segment CAACCACCGCCACAATGTCGCTATCACGAGCCTTCACTACGCGCAAGCTCAAGCTGGGCTCTGACGCCGACGGCAAGAGTCCTCAGCGCTCGCACACTCTTCGCCACAAGATCTCGGCTCCTGTCCAGCTCGTTCATACAACAAACATGCTCTCATACAACGCGCCTGACCTGCCTCGAGTGCCTGGCCGCAACAACTCTAGCGACCTGCCTCGCGTACCTGGCCGCAACAACTCCAGCGACCTACCTCGAGTACCTACACGCATCAACTCTTCGAAATCTCTGACCGATTCTGACAGCGTCGAAACCACCGAGTCGACCCCGCCAACCAGCCCGGACGTTGCTCAAGGAGAGCGCTCGCCTTCTCCCAAGCCGAATCATCTCTCGGGATACTTCAAGCCCGCCAATGCGAAACCcgcggctgcagcgccagccGAGCCTGAGCCAACTCCGGCTCCAATGATTCCCCAGCGCTCTCCCACCCACACCAAGAAGAACTCGGTCGATGCCGTCGCCAGGTCACGATCCATTACGCGCATTTCTAGAGACTCCGAGTTGTCGGCTGCGTCCAGGAGCCTCCAggccttctcctctcgcTCTCCGTCTGTGTCAACAAACTCTTCGGCGCCCTCTTCAGCACACTCTTCAATGCACTCCTCGGCGCATAATTCGTCCATCTCGAGTCGCCTCGCGAAACAGCCTCTAGCTCCCGCTTTTCCTCTGGCCCCCGCGCCCACTACCGTTTCTGCGGCTCCTGCGGCTCCTGCAGCCTCGTCTGTGCAACCTTCTAATGCAACGAGGCGCCACGTACAAAAGGATTCGAATCCTTTTGGAGCAGAATTGGCCCAAGTGACGGAGCTAGCGGAGGAATTCAGCTCCAGAAGCCAACGGGAGCAGATGGACGAAGATGTGGAATACATGCGCTCCAACAATCTCGTCAGGCTACGCACCGACGACTATCTGAGAATGGTTCAAAGCCTgtcatccatcttcttgtctGAGCCCAGTCACTCTGCTCCCAAAGCCGCAGCACCGCTCTGGATTTAAATCGCATACAATTTACGAAAGATGAACaacatacaaaaaaaaaaaaaaaaaaaaaaaaaaaaaaaaaaaaaaaaaaaaaaaaaaaccgagCTGCCATGTCACTGTACATACCGAAATTGTTTGGACATATTCTGTACTGCTATGGGTAAAAGCGCTCCAGCTGTGACGACTACCATTACTactacttcttcttcttcaccattttttcttctttacttTCTTACTTTTGTTGACATGGATGGGAACGATGTGGGGTCTAGAACATTAACATTGCTAGGTACTTGGATTGGCTGTTTGCTTTACCTGAAACAGGAGAAGAGGTGGCGTTATATGACGGATGGGAAATGCCTCTTACTTGAGgctacttttatataatttcttttttttcttaaactATTATGGATGTGAATACTATACCAGTCACAAGCCACTGCACATATTATGTCCTGATGAATTTCATTTCCTTTACCATGTACCTATTCTCCCGCTGCTCACTCTACCCTTTATTCTTCCCAGTGATTGGTCTGATGTACTCACCAAACCTGTACAGCTTAGTTGGAAAAATGACGGGCATCATTAGATATGACAATGAAATAACACGACTGCCGCATTTGGCAGGAAAATGAATGCATCCTGTCAGACAGCCCCAACGATCGTCCGTCCCTCCGCGCACACTCAGCTGTACAAGTAAGATGCCACACAGAGCGGGATGGGCGGCCGGTAAGCGGGAGATGAACAATCCCTGCTGCGAAATGTTTCAACTGCGCCCCACGAGCTGATTGTTTCAAGGCCGGGGGTGTGTAGCTGTCCGCTTACCGTGAGTGGTTCAAGTAGTGCTACTGTATGCACTTGTACTACGATGAAATTAAACGGAATCGGGTTCTCGGGACGATTTCATCAAAAAGAGATTGGATTTTGGGAAATGGGCTTGGAGACGGGCAGGGTTGTGAAATTGCTATATAAGATGGAAGAGTGAACAGGCAAGTTGTGATGGAGCTCGGGCCACCTGTTTGGCAGGATGAGCTGTTCTATCCATTGTACACATTATGtacttggagaagctggatgcTGTTTTATTTGGATGTTCCGAGGCTTGAACATATAAAATCTATGCGATTGCGTACGCCAGAATATTCATAATAGTCTATCGGAAATGCTAGATTTTAAGGCTTCTGTTCGCTGCCGCAATGTCACTGCGTGTGTTAGTAATCACGTGGGGCAATTGGCGGCACCCACTCGAGAAATGTTCTGAGCGATGctggtacatgtattcaagCAGAATTGAACTCGTATCAATGTTGAAGAATTAGACAAGATCAAGTTCTCATATGCTCTCGTAGCTGGGAGACTATTCCTGTTCAGTATACCATTTTCATAGCCGGTAAGATCAACCTTGGCATCTTTCATTGGTTTTTTTTGTCTACCTCTCAACGTGGGATAACCTTTTCATTTGCTGGTACGTATGTGAGCTGAAACCTTTCATACAGATTTCAGTACTTGTCGCTGTAAATCCCAtataaaagcaaaaaaaaaaaaagaagaaacacaTCGTCATGGCGAGCTCAGATGACGCGCCCGACTCCTTCATCAGCAAGGAAGATGGGCTCAACTACTGGGAGGGCGTCAGCGCTGACATTGACGGCATGCTTGGAGGCATTCCCTCCGTCAAGGGCTTCTCTGGCATCTTACGGAGCGATCTCCAAGGCTCACGGACGTTtctggccaagctgggcatTGGAGCGAAGCAAGGGCGGCAGAAGCTGGCCACTGCTTTGGAGGGCGGAGCAGGGTTAGTAGCATCCCATCTTTGACTGGGATATATTTGCGAAGGGCTTGGCACTGGGGGGGGGTGATTAACGAGCgctgatcttttttttttttttttttgactgACTCTTTCTTCCTTGTAGGATCGGAAGAGTTACTGAAGGGCTGTTGATCCCACTGGCCGATGAGGTTGATGTCATTGAGCCCGTGGCCAAGTTCACCGCGGGCCTGCAAGGCAAAGAGGGCGTTCGACACGTCTACAACATGGGCTTGCAAGACTGGGAGCCTGTTGATGGGCTCACATATGATCTCATCTGGACGCAGTGGTGCGTGGGCCACTTGACGGATTCGCAGCTGGTGGGGTATCTGAAGAGATGCCAGGTTGCGTTGAATCCCGGGGCCATGATTGTGTTGAAGGAGAATCTGAGCACGTCGGGCCGCGATGTGTTTGACGAGCTGGACAGCAGTGTGACGAGGTGGGTTGGCTCTTTTCTCTATTCGATATACAACTATTTATATCATCTGATGTTTCCTTTATGAGCTAACTGGGTGAAAACAGGGAGGACACCAAGTTTAGACAAATCTTTGAGCAAGCAGGGCTGCAGCTCGTCAAGTCGGAGCTGCAGAGGGGGTTTCCTGAGACGCCGCAGATGACGCTCCTCCCGGTGAAGATGTACGCTTTGAAGCCAAAACCTGTGTAAAGTGGAAGGGGTTATATTCTGTTCCTTGGAGTGATT encodes:
- a CDS encoding uncharacterized protein (EggNog:ENOG41~antiSMASH:Cluster_2.5) — protein: MSLSRAFTTRKLKLGSDADGKSPQRSHTLRHKISAPVQLVHTTNMLSYNAPDLPRVPGRNNSSDLPRVPGRNNSSDLPRVPTRINSSKSLTDSDSVETTESTPPTSPDVAQGERSPSPKPNHLSGYFKPANAKPAAAAPAEPEPTPAPMIPQRSPTHTKKNSVDAVARSRSITRISRDSELSAASRSLQAFSSRSPSVSTNSSAPSSAHSSMHSSAHNSSISSRLAKQPLAPAFPLAPAPTTVSAAPAAPAASSVQPSNATRRHVQKDSNPFGAELAQVTELAEEFSSRSQREQMDEDVEYMRSNNLVRLRTDDYLRMVQSLSSIFLSEPSHSAPKAAAPLWI
- a CDS encoding uncharacterized protein (antiSMASH:Cluster_2.5), which produces MASSDDAPDSFISKEDGLNYWEGVSADIDGMLGGIPSVKGFSGILRSDLQGSRTFLAKLGIGAKQGRQKLATALEGGAGIGRVTEGLLIPLADEVDVIEPVAKFTAGLQGKEGVRHVYNMGLQDWEPVDGLTYDLIWTQWCVGHLTDSQLVGYLKRCQVALNPGAMIVLKENLSTSGRDVFDELDSSVTREDTKFRQIFEQAGLQLVKSELQRGFPETPQMTLLPVKMYALKPKPV